From Granulicella sp. WH15, the proteins below share one genomic window:
- a CDS encoding penicillin acylase family protein, whose protein sequence is MLPPEPNPQEPRLSTRRNPEDYAPLPTSGKKTKRLLLALPLLLLLAVAAIVGGHFYLQHSVRASLPQLDGSAPLPGLAAPVTIQRDAQGVPHIHAQSLDDMVLAQAWVTAHDRLWQMDMLRRHAAGELAAILGPSLLDHDKLQRTLQLRASADRAMATLPPDQLHLFTVYAQGVNAAIADQQAHLPIEFRVLNYHPAPWTPRDCLLVALVLFEDLTNNYQEKLDREALTARLPPELAADLFPVGSWRDHPPTQPPVDLTIDGPPIEQVPLDESQEGPFAANKLPPDRQQVLRSIQSDIDALSRPSCPDCIPGSNNWVVSGTHTASGKPLLANDMHLSHNIPGVWYEADLEAPIPGSEAFHAAGVTLPGLPLVIVGHNAHIAWGFTNLGADVQDLYLEQTRNNNQEFQSADGSWQPVLHLPEPITVHGGRDVNFEVLATKHGDAITPILTPTLTNETRPIALRWTIYDPNILRAPFQAIDSASDWSSFTAAIAQFGGPAQNMVYADDQGHIGYHATGRIPLRGQPAPAIPTDLAAPAQPTPAISAQTELAAPPTQPQTLSGPLNPVPVATSASHEWTGYIPFDQLPSVFDPPNGILATANARITPDDYPYPVTLNWGAPYRNERIWKLLAGRRNLKPADMLAIQTDVYSDLDHVLAQRIAYAVDHSAALAHEKSSNQAALHQAADLLRTWNGRVETNSAAANIVEATRAALWPILLGTHLTPGPPAPQTKTGAKADKPTDAELYSWNERDYALEQLIMHTPERWLPKGIANWDDLLASALDKGLADAHAPHHPKDLAAWSYGRTHVVDIEHPIFGHSRLLSRLLGMRTGTGSQPQSGDRTTIKQVGRAFGPSERFTADLANLDQSTLNIVLGESGNPASPYYMDQFPAWYRGTSFPFAFTDAAVAASTTHTLTLTPR, encoded by the coding sequence ATGCTTCCCCCCGAACCGAACCCGCAGGAACCGCGCCTTTCGACCCGCCGCAACCCCGAAGATTACGCACCTCTACCGACATCCGGGAAGAAGACCAAGCGCCTCCTGCTGGCGCTCCCCCTGCTGCTCTTGCTGGCAGTAGCCGCAATCGTGGGCGGCCACTTCTACCTGCAACACTCCGTCCGGGCCAGCCTGCCGCAGCTCGACGGCTCCGCCCCTCTGCCGGGCCTAGCCGCACCCGTCACCATCCAGCGCGACGCCCAGGGCGTCCCCCACATCCACGCCCAGTCGCTCGACGACATGGTGCTCGCGCAGGCGTGGGTCACCGCGCACGACCGCCTCTGGCAGATGGATATGCTCCGCCGCCACGCCGCCGGAGAGCTGGCCGCGATCCTCGGCCCCTCCCTCCTCGACCACGATAAGCTCCAGCGCACCCTCCAGCTCCGCGCCTCCGCCGACCGCGCCATGGCCACGCTGCCGCCGGACCAGCTCCACCTCTTCACCGTCTACGCCCAGGGCGTCAACGCCGCCATCGCCGACCAGCAGGCCCACCTGCCCATCGAGTTCCGCGTCCTCAACTACCATCCCGCCCCGTGGACCCCGCGCGACTGCCTGCTGGTCGCCCTCGTGCTCTTCGAAGACCTGACCAACAACTATCAAGAGAAGCTCGACCGCGAGGCACTGACCGCGCGCCTGCCGCCCGAGCTGGCCGCCGACCTCTTCCCCGTAGGCTCGTGGCGCGACCACCCGCCCACCCAGCCGCCGGTCGACCTGACCATCGACGGCCCACCCATCGAGCAGGTCCCCCTGGACGAGTCGCAGGAAGGCCCCTTCGCCGCCAACAAGTTGCCGCCCGACAGGCAGCAGGTACTCCGCTCCATTCAGTCCGACATCGACGCCCTCTCGCGCCCGAGCTGCCCCGACTGCATCCCCGGCTCCAACAACTGGGTCGTCTCCGGCACGCACACGGCCTCGGGCAAACCCTTGCTGGCCAATGACATGCACCTGTCCCACAACATCCCCGGCGTCTGGTACGAGGCTGACCTCGAAGCCCCTATCCCCGGCTCCGAGGCCTTCCACGCCGCCGGAGTCACCCTGCCCGGCCTGCCGCTGGTAATCGTCGGCCACAACGCCCACATCGCCTGGGGCTTCACCAATCTCGGCGCGGACGTACAAGACCTCTACCTCGAGCAGACCCGCAACAATAACCAGGAGTTCCAATCCGCCGATGGCTCCTGGCAGCCCGTCCTGCACCTGCCCGAGCCCATCACCGTCCACGGCGGCCGCGACGTGAACTTCGAGGTCCTGGCCACCAAGCACGGCGACGCCATCACCCCCATCCTGACGCCCACCCTCACCAACGAGACCCGCCCCATCGCCCTGCGCTGGACCATCTACGATCCCAACATCCTCCGCGCGCCCTTCCAGGCTATCGACTCGGCGAGCGACTGGAGCAGCTTCACCGCCGCCATCGCCCAGTTCGGCGGCCCCGCGCAGAACATGGTCTACGCCGACGACCAGGGCCACATCGGCTACCACGCCACCGGCCGCATCCCCCTGCGCGGCCAACCCGCACCGGCTATCCCCACCGATCTCGCCGCCCCCGCGCAGCCCACACCCGCCATCAGCGCCCAAACCGAGCTGGCCGCCCCGCCCACGCAACCCCAGACGCTCTCCGGCCCGCTGAACCCCGTTCCCGTGGCCACCAGCGCCAGCCACGAGTGGACCGGCTACATCCCCTTCGACCAACTCCCGTCGGTCTTTGACCCACCCAACGGCATCCTGGCCACGGCCAACGCCCGCATCACCCCGGACGACTACCCCTACCCCGTCACCCTGAACTGGGGCGCGCCCTACCGCAACGAGCGCATCTGGAAGCTGCTGGCCGGACGCCGTAACCTGAAGCCCGCCGACATGCTCGCCATCCAGACCGACGTCTACTCCGACCTCGACCACGTGCTGGCGCAACGCATCGCCTACGCGGTGGACCACTCCGCCGCGCTCGCCCACGAGAAGTCCTCCAATCAAGCCGCTCTGCACCAGGCAGCGGACCTGCTCCGCACCTGGAACGGTAGGGTCGAGACCAACTCCGCCGCCGCCAACATCGTCGAAGCCACCCGCGCCGCCCTCTGGCCGATCCTGCTGGGCACGCACCTGACGCCCGGCCCACCCGCTCCCCAGACCAAAACCGGCGCCAAAGCCGACAAGCCAACCGACGCCGAGCTGTATAGCTGGAACGAGCGCGACTACGCCCTCGAGCAGCTCATCATGCACACGCCCGAGCGTTGGCTACCCAAGGGCATCGCCAACTGGGACGACCTGCTGGCCTCCGCGCTGGACAAGGGCCTCGCCGACGCCCACGCCCCGCACCATCCCAAGGACCTCGCCGCCTGGAGCTACGGACGCACCCACGTCGTGGACATCGAGCACCCCATCTTCGGCCACTCCCGCCTGCTCTCGCGTCTGTTGGGAATGCGCACCGGAACCGGCTCCCAGCCTCAGTCCGGCGACCGCACCACGATCAAGCAGGTAGGCCGCGCCTTCGGCCCCTCTGAGCGCTTCACCGCCGACCTCGCCAACCTCGACCAGTCCACGCTGAACATCGTTCTGGGCGAGTCCGGCAACCCCGCCAGCCCGTACTACATGGATCAGTTCCCCGCCTGGTATCGCGGCACCAGCTTCCCCTTCGCCTTCACGGACGCAGCCGTCGCAGCCTCCACCACCCACACGCTGACCCTGACGCCGAGGTAG
- the dxr gene encoding 1-deoxy-D-xylulose-5-phosphate reductoisomerase, with translation MKKIAILGSTGSIGTSTLSICESFPDRYLPIALAAGTNLEVAFAQAVQWRPQLLSIATEELADTLRQRLSAEGITGIEIVWGTPGTVAVATHPAVEFVVSAIVGVSGLEATYAAVQAGKTIGLANKECLVAAGDLIISAAREKNVALLPIDSEHNAVHQCMRGGAANEVKQVWLTASGGPFRNTPATDFAAITPAQALKHPTWVMGQRITIDSATMMNKGFEVIEACRLFDLPPAQVRVTVHPQSTVHSLVEFIDGSILAQISVTDMRLPILYALAYPERPASNLTFDLASLSHLDFAQPDLARFPCLRLAYEAAAASQASCIALNAADEIAVAAFLAHQIPFLGIPATIERVLELTPAARPASIPDVLAADRAARVCAAEVIAGRA, from the coding sequence GTGAAGAAGATCGCGATTTTAGGTTCGACCGGTTCCATCGGCACCTCCACCCTCTCCATCTGCGAGTCGTTTCCCGACCGATATCTCCCCATCGCGCTGGCCGCCGGGACCAACCTCGAAGTCGCCTTCGCCCAGGCCGTGCAGTGGCGCCCACAGCTCCTCTCCATCGCCACCGAAGAGCTGGCCGACACCCTCCGCCAGCGCCTCAGCGCCGAAGGCATCACCGGCATCGAGATCGTCTGGGGCACCCCCGGCACCGTCGCCGTCGCCACCCACCCGGCGGTTGAGTTCGTAGTCTCGGCCATCGTCGGCGTGTCAGGGCTCGAAGCCACCTACGCCGCCGTACAGGCAGGCAAGACCATCGGCCTCGCCAACAAGGAGTGCCTCGTAGCCGCCGGAGACCTCATCATCTCCGCCGCCCGCGAAAAAAACGTGGCCCTGCTCCCCATCGACTCCGAGCACAACGCCGTCCACCAGTGCATGCGCGGCGGAGCGGCAAACGAGGTCAAGCAGGTCTGGCTGACGGCCTCCGGCGGCCCCTTCCGCAACACCCCTGCGACCGACTTCGCGGCGATCACCCCCGCCCAGGCTCTGAAGCACCCCACCTGGGTCATGGGCCAGCGCATCACCATCGACTCGGCCACCATGATGAACAAGGGCTTCGAGGTCATCGAGGCCTGCCGCCTCTTCGACCTGCCGCCCGCGCAGGTCCGCGTCACGGTCCACCCGCAGTCGACGGTCCACTCGCTGGTAGAGTTCATCGACGGGTCGATATTGGCGCAAATCTCGGTGACGGACATGCGCCTGCCCATCCTCTACGCCCTCGCCTACCCCGAGCGCCCGGCCTCCAACCTGACCTTCGACCTCGCATCCCTAAGCCATCTCGACTTCGCCCAGCCCGATCTCGCCCGCTTCCCTTGCCTGCGCCTGGCCTACGAGGCAGCAGCGGCCTCCCAAGCATCCTGCATCGCCCTCAACGCCGCCGACGAGATCGCCGTGGCGGCTTTCCTGGCCCACCAAATCCCCTTCCTCGGCATTCCGGCTACAATCGAACGTGTACTGGAGCTAACCCCGGCAGCCCGGCCCGCGTCTATTCCAGACGTCCTGGCGGCGGACCGCGCGGCCCGCGTCTGTGCCGCCGAAGTCATCGCGGGACGAGCGTAA
- the rseP gene encoding RIP metalloprotease RseP, giving the protein MIVTVLLLLLVLGVMVLVHEFGHFAVAKLCGIRVEVFSIGFGKRLLGFRSGDTDYRLSLLPLGGYVKMSGDNPGEAPTGDPGEFNAHPRWQRGLVAIAGPVANLVLAFIIMLVVYMNHHEVDYYLAGPAQNDYALRNSPAAATGIHPGDTIVRYDHQDNPDWETILNTSLLNLGRTVDFSYEHDGQRTDSHILVAGTQPDPSTADVYSILKPIGLVPQAQNVPVAVTSVAPDSPASTAGLQPGDQISAIDGVAIHSVPALLAYLQDQGGKRSALTVVRSGAAITVGITPKLMPSGDGTDSYRLGFIPVRPLFRVNKLSFGAAARESWKTNLKSATLIKDVLMGMFQRRVSPKNLSGPIGIGQQVGIAARDSIWSLFTLMAVISMNLAIFNLLPFPVLDGGLISLLGIEGILRRDINQQVKDRIYQVAFVCILLFAAMVIFNDISRLPHHLKM; this is encoded by the coding sequence ATGATCGTTACCGTCCTCCTGCTTCTGCTTGTTCTCGGCGTCATGGTGCTGGTCCACGAGTTCGGCCACTTCGCCGTGGCCAAGCTCTGCGGCATCCGCGTCGAGGTCTTCTCGATCGGCTTCGGCAAGCGGCTGCTGGGCTTCCGCTCGGGCGACACGGACTACCGCCTCTCCCTGCTGCCCCTCGGCGGCTACGTCAAGATGTCGGGCGACAACCCCGGCGAGGCCCCCACAGGCGATCCCGGCGAGTTCAACGCGCACCCCCGCTGGCAGCGCGGCCTGGTCGCCATCGCCGGGCCGGTAGCCAACCTTGTCCTGGCCTTCATCATCATGCTGGTGGTCTACATGAACCACCACGAGGTCGACTACTACCTCGCCGGACCAGCCCAGAACGACTACGCGCTGCGCAACTCTCCCGCCGCCGCCACCGGCATCCACCCCGGCGACACCATCGTCCGCTACGACCACCAGGACAACCCCGACTGGGAGACGATCCTCAACACCTCGCTGCTCAACCTCGGCCGCACGGTCGACTTCTCCTACGAGCACGACGGCCAGCGCACCGACTCCCACATCCTCGTCGCGGGCACCCAGCCCGACCCCAGCACGGCCGACGTCTACTCCATCCTGAAGCCCATCGGCCTCGTCCCCCAGGCCCAGAACGTTCCTGTGGCCGTGACGTCGGTCGCACCTGACTCCCCAGCCTCCACGGCTGGCCTCCAGCCCGGCGACCAGATCTCCGCCATCGACGGCGTCGCCATCCACTCGGTGCCCGCGCTGCTGGCCTATTTGCAAGACCAAGGCGGCAAGCGCTCGGCCCTCACCGTCGTCCGCTCCGGCGCGGCCATCACGGTGGGCATCACGCCCAAGCTCATGCCCAGCGGCGACGGCACCGACAGCTACCGACTCGGCTTCATCCCGGTCCGCCCGCTCTTCCGCGTCAACAAGCTCTCCTTCGGCGCGGCGGCCCGCGAGTCGTGGAAGACGAACCTGAAGTCGGCCACGCTCATCAAGGACGTGCTCATGGGCATGTTCCAGCGGCGCGTCTCGCCCAAGAACCTCTCCGGCCCCATCGGCATCGGCCAGCAGGTGGGCATCGCCGCGCGCGACTCCATCTGGTCGCTCTTCACCCTGATGGCGGTCATCAGCATGAACCTGGCGATCTTCAACCTGCTGCCCTTCCCTGTGCTCGACGGCGGCCTCATCAGCCTGCTGGGCATCGAGGGCATCCTGCGCCGCGACATCAACCAGCAGGTCAAGGACCGCATCTACCAGGTGGCCTTCGTCTGCATCCTGCTCTTCGCCGCGATGGTCATCTTCAACGACATCAGCCGCCTGCCCCACCACCTGAAGATGTAG
- a CDS encoding CPBP family intramembrane glutamic endopeptidase — translation MFDSLHDAQPETSHPPSPLRRIFYGPDGLRAGWSLLLFALPFAVLYGVMALARHAQQAPSRRTVDNQINVLETALVELISFAVVAGTTFLVSLVERRPFGTYGLGRGTPDANPLFDLGKGLAWGVVFLSLLVETLRLTGLIVFDGIALDPLSALGYALSWFAAFLFVGLFEEFLFRGFVQYTAARGISGLVRAIVPRSRHSHAIGFWSATLLFSVGLFALLHKANQGESPVGLAAVAAAGLTFAYSLWRTGTLWWAVGFHAAWDWAQSFLFGVADSGSLAQGHLFLTHPAGAAIYSGGATGPEGSILVFPTLALTAVIIHLTLPRRDYPLTPSQQPPTVT, via the coding sequence ATGTTCGATTCGCTCCACGACGCTCAACCCGAAACCTCCCATCCGCCGTCGCCGCTGCGCCGCATCTTCTACGGCCCGGACGGCCTCCGCGCCGGTTGGAGCCTGCTCCTCTTCGCCCTGCCCTTCGCCGTGCTCTACGGCGTCATGGCGCTGGCTCGCCACGCCCAACAAGCCCCGTCCCGCCGAACCGTGGACAACCAGATCAACGTACTCGAAACAGCTCTCGTCGAGCTAATCAGCTTCGCCGTCGTCGCCGGAACCACCTTCCTGGTCTCGCTGGTCGAGCGCCGCCCCTTCGGCACCTATGGCCTGGGCCGCGGCACCCCCGACGCCAACCCCCTCTTCGACCTCGGCAAGGGCCTCGCCTGGGGCGTAGTCTTCCTCTCCCTGCTGGTCGAAACCCTTCGTCTCACCGGCCTCATCGTCTTCGACGGCATCGCCCTCGATCCCCTCAGCGCGCTCGGCTACGCCCTCTCCTGGTTCGCCGCCTTCCTCTTCGTCGGCCTCTTCGAAGAGTTCCTCTTCCGCGGCTTCGTCCAATACACCGCCGCACGCGGCATCAGCGGACTGGTCCGCGCCATTGTCCCGCGTAGCCGCCACAGCCACGCCATCGGCTTCTGGAGCGCCACCCTCCTCTTCTCGGTCGGCCTCTTCGCCCTGCTGCACAAGGCCAATCAGGGTGAATCGCCCGTGGGCCTAGCCGCCGTCGCCGCCGCCGGGCTCACCTTCGCCTACTCGCTCTGGCGCACGGGAACCCTCTGGTGGGCCGTCGGCTTCCACGCCGCCTGGGACTGGGCGCAGTCGTTCCTCTTCGGCGTGGCCGACTCGGGCAGCCTCGCCCAGGGCCATCTCTTCCTCACCCACCCCGCCGGAGCCGCCATCTACTCGGGCGGAGCCACCGGCCCCGAGGGCAGCATCCTCGTCTTCCCCACGCTGGCCCTGACGGCGGTGATCATCCACCTAACCCTCCCCCGCCGCGACTACCCGCTCACCCCCAGCCAACAGCCGCCAACAGTCACCTAA
- a CDS encoding phosphoesterase: MQVFFHDKCFDGACSASLFTRFHQECSGGGEKYVYRGLVHKAGGLIDEGIFGDGGNAIVDFKYSSSPKLTWWFDHHLSAFAGAEEREHFDRVGAPGGQQFYDPDYTSCTTFIAHIAKTRFGFDTAGLEELLHWADIVDGAKYESAKAAVELEAPAMKLTLVIENAPASDRDDALIPRMIPLLTSLPLQEVLNQPFVQEFVGPLLDQHWEALELIRQRARVERGVITFDLIDQRMEAYSKFIPYYLHPEATYVVGVSKSSFRTKISVGTNPWTQRPAAELANIAEICERFGGGGHARVGAISFGLDQEDEVRRVAGVVAAELKARE; this comes from the coding sequence ATGCAGGTCTTCTTTCACGATAAATGTTTTGACGGAGCCTGCTCCGCCTCGCTGTTCACGCGGTTTCATCAGGAGTGCTCCGGTGGGGGCGAAAAGTACGTCTATCGCGGGCTGGTCCATAAGGCTGGCGGGTTGATCGACGAGGGGATCTTTGGTGATGGCGGCAACGCCATTGTGGACTTCAAGTACTCCTCTTCGCCGAAGCTGACGTGGTGGTTCGATCATCACCTGAGCGCCTTTGCCGGGGCGGAGGAGCGCGAGCACTTCGACCGCGTCGGCGCGCCGGGTGGGCAGCAGTTTTACGATCCCGATTACACCTCCTGCACTACCTTTATTGCGCATATTGCGAAGACTCGTTTTGGTTTTGACACGGCTGGACTGGAGGAGTTGCTGCACTGGGCCGATATCGTCGACGGGGCGAAGTATGAGTCGGCCAAGGCTGCGGTGGAGCTGGAGGCTCCGGCGATGAAGCTGACGCTGGTGATCGAGAATGCTCCTGCGAGTGATCGGGATGATGCTTTGATCCCGAGGATGATTCCTCTGTTGACCTCGCTTCCGCTGCAAGAGGTTTTGAATCAGCCATTTGTGCAGGAGTTTGTGGGGCCGCTGCTCGACCAGCACTGGGAGGCGCTGGAGCTGATCCGGCAGAGGGCGCGGGTGGAGCGGGGGGTGATTACCTTCGACCTGATCGACCAGAGGATGGAGGCTTATAGCAAGTTCATCCCGTACTACCTGCACCCGGAGGCTACGTATGTGGTGGGGGTGAGCAAGTCGAGCTTTCGGACGAAGATCTCGGTGGGGACGAATCCGTGGACGCAGCGGCCTGCGGCGGAGCTTGCGAATATCGCGGAGATCTGCGAGCGGTTTGGGGGTGGGGGACATGCCCGGGTGGGGGCGATTAGCTTTGGGTTGGATCAGGAGGATGAGGTGAGGCGGGTGGCTGGGGTGGTGGCAGCGGAGTTGAAGGCGCGGGAGTAG